From Symphalangus syndactylus isolate Jambi chromosome X, NHGRI_mSymSyn1-v2.1_pri, whole genome shotgun sequence, the proteins below share one genomic window:
- the CXCR3 gene encoding C-X-C chemokine receptor type 3 isoform X3 has translation MHHVSNHKHQSRGAGSTPPSSQSTSPAMVLEVSDHQVLNDAEVAALLENFSSSYDYGENESDLCCTSPPCPQDFSLNFDRAFLPALYSLLFLLGLLGNGTVAAVLLSRRAALSSTDTFLLHLAVADTLLVLTLPLWAVDAAVQWVFGSGLCKVAGALFNINFYAGALLLACISFDRYLNIVHATQLYRRGPPARVTLTCLAVWGLCLLFALPDFIFLSAHHDERLDTTLCQYNFPQGSSSGSGCGCCSCAWAAPTREGSRGSHRLPAGIHHGLRPQRPPTRACEAGIWAPLSPTVLLPCIPGSSLPLLSRLWLFPYPRSWDSLAAPAPPGLRGSHPPNSEDCTIAAP, from the exons ATGCATCAT GTTTCCAACCACAAGCACCAAAGCAGAGGGGCAGGCAGCACGCCACCCAGCAGCCAGAGCACCAGCCCAGCCATGGTCCTTGAG GTGAGTGACCACCAAGTGCTAAATGACGCCGAGGTTGCCGCCCTCCTGGAGAACTTCAGCTCTTCCTATGACTACGGAGAAAACGAGAGTGACTTGTGCTGTACCTCCCCGCCCTGCCCACAGGACTTCAGCCTGAACTTCGACCGGGCCTTCCTGCCGGCCCTCTACAGCCTCCTCTTTCTGCTGGGGCTGCTGGGCAACGGCACGGTGGCAGCCGTGCTGCTGAGCCGGCGGGCAGCCCTGAGCAGCACCGACACCTTCCTGCTCCACCTAGCTGTGGCAGACACGCTGCTGGTGCTGACACTCCCGCTCTGGGCAGTGGACGCTGCCGTCCAGTGGGTCTTTGGCTCTGGCCTCTGCAAAGTGGCAGGTGCCCTCTTCAACATCAACTTCTACGCAGGGGCCCTCCTACTGGCCTGCATCAGCTTTGACCGCTACCTGAACATAGTGCACGCCACCCAGCTCTACCGCCGGGGGCCCCCGGCCCGCGTGACCCTCACCTGCCTGGCTGTCTGGGGGCTCTGCCTGCTTTTCGCCCTCCCAGACTTCATCTTCCTGTCGGCCCATCACGACGAGCGCCTCGACACCACCCTCTGCCAGTACAACTTTCCACAG GGGTCAAGTTCCGGGAGCGGATGTGGATGCTGCTCTTGCGCCTGGGCTGCCCCAACCAGAGAGGGCTCCAGAGGCAGCCATCGTCTTCCCGCCGGGATTCATCATGGTCTGAGACCTCAGAGGCCTCCTACTCGGGCTTGTGAGGCCGGAATCTGGGCTCCCCTTTCGCCCACAGTCTTACTTCCCTGCATTCCaggctcctccctccctctgctgaGCCGGCTCTGGCTCTTCCCATATCCTCGCTCCTGGGACTCACTGGCAGCCCCAGCACCACCAGGTCTCCGGGGAAGCCACCCTCCCAACTCTGAGGACTGCACCATTGCTGCTCCTTAA
- the CXCR3 gene encoding C-X-C chemokine receptor type 3 isoform X4, whose product MPGLAHSPGSPQGWVSDHQVLNDAEVAALLENFSSSYDYGENESDLCCTSPPCPQDFSLNFDRAFLPALYSLLFLLGLLGNGTVAAVLLSRRAALSSTDTFLLHLAVADTLLVLTLPLWAVDAAVQWVFGSGLCKVAGALFNINFYAGALLLACISFDRYLNIVHATQLYRRGPPARVTLTCLAVWGLCLLFALPDFIFLSAHHDERLDTTLCQYNFPQGSSSGSGCGCCSCAWAAPTREGSRGSHRLPAGIHHGLRPQRPPTRACEAGIWAPLSPTVLLPCIPGSSLPLLSRLWLFPYPRSWDSLAAPAPPGLRGSHPPNSEDCTIAAP is encoded by the exons ATGCCAGGGCTGGCCCACAGCCCAGGGTCACCACAGGGTTGG GTGAGTGACCACCAAGTGCTAAATGACGCCGAGGTTGCCGCCCTCCTGGAGAACTTCAGCTCTTCCTATGACTACGGAGAAAACGAGAGTGACTTGTGCTGTACCTCCCCGCCCTGCCCACAGGACTTCAGCCTGAACTTCGACCGGGCCTTCCTGCCGGCCCTCTACAGCCTCCTCTTTCTGCTGGGGCTGCTGGGCAACGGCACGGTGGCAGCCGTGCTGCTGAGCCGGCGGGCAGCCCTGAGCAGCACCGACACCTTCCTGCTCCACCTAGCTGTGGCAGACACGCTGCTGGTGCTGACACTCCCGCTCTGGGCAGTGGACGCTGCCGTCCAGTGGGTCTTTGGCTCTGGCCTCTGCAAAGTGGCAGGTGCCCTCTTCAACATCAACTTCTACGCAGGGGCCCTCCTACTGGCCTGCATCAGCTTTGACCGCTACCTGAACATAGTGCACGCCACCCAGCTCTACCGCCGGGGGCCCCCGGCCCGCGTGACCCTCACCTGCCTGGCTGTCTGGGGGCTCTGCCTGCTTTTCGCCCTCCCAGACTTCATCTTCCTGTCGGCCCATCACGACGAGCGCCTCGACACCACCCTCTGCCAGTACAACTTTCCACAG GGGTCAAGTTCCGGGAGCGGATGTGGATGCTGCTCTTGCGCCTGGGCTGCCCCAACCAGAGAGGGCTCCAGAGGCAGCCATCGTCTTCCCGCCGGGATTCATCATGGTCTGAGACCTCAGAGGCCTCCTACTCGGGCTTGTGAGGCCGGAATCTGGGCTCCCCTTTCGCCCACAGTCTTACTTCCCTGCATTCCaggctcctccctccctctgctgaGCCGGCTCTGGCTCTTCCCATATCCTCGCTCCTGGGACTCACTGGCAGCCCCAGCACCACCAGGTCTCCGGGGAAGCCACCCTCCCAACTCTGAGGACTGCACCATTGCTGCTCCTTAA
- the CXCR3 gene encoding C-X-C chemokine receptor type 3 isoform X1: MHHVSNHKHQSRGAGSTPPSSQSTSPAMVLEVSDHQVLNDAEVAALLENFSSSYDYGENESDLCCTSPPCPQDFSLNFDRAFLPALYSLLFLLGLLGNGTVAAVLLSRRAALSSTDTFLLHLAVADTLLVLTLPLWAVDAAVQWVFGSGLCKVAGALFNINFYAGALLLACISFDRYLNIVHATQLYRRGPPARVTLTCLAVWGLCLLFALPDFIFLSAHHDERLDTTLCQYNFPQVGRTALRVLQLVAGFLLPLLVMAYCYAHILAVLLVSRGQRRLRAMRLVVVVVVAFALCWTPYHLVVLVDILMDLGALARNCGRESRVDVAKSVTSGLGYMHCCLNPLLYAFVGVKFRERMWMLLLRLGCPNQRGLQRQPSSSRRDSSWSETSEASYSGL, translated from the exons ATGCATCAT GTTTCCAACCACAAGCACCAAAGCAGAGGGGCAGGCAGCACGCCACCCAGCAGCCAGAGCACCAGCCCAGCCATGGTCCTTGAG GTGAGTGACCACCAAGTGCTAAATGACGCCGAGGTTGCCGCCCTCCTGGAGAACTTCAGCTCTTCCTATGACTACGGAGAAAACGAGAGTGACTTGTGCTGTACCTCCCCGCCCTGCCCACAGGACTTCAGCCTGAACTTCGACCGGGCCTTCCTGCCGGCCCTCTACAGCCTCCTCTTTCTGCTGGGGCTGCTGGGCAACGGCACGGTGGCAGCCGTGCTGCTGAGCCGGCGGGCAGCCCTGAGCAGCACCGACACCTTCCTGCTCCACCTAGCTGTGGCAGACACGCTGCTGGTGCTGACACTCCCGCTCTGGGCAGTGGACGCTGCCGTCCAGTGGGTCTTTGGCTCTGGCCTCTGCAAAGTGGCAGGTGCCCTCTTCAACATCAACTTCTACGCAGGGGCCCTCCTACTGGCCTGCATCAGCTTTGACCGCTACCTGAACATAGTGCACGCCACCCAGCTCTACCGCCGGGGGCCCCCGGCCCGCGTGACCCTCACCTGCCTGGCTGTCTGGGGGCTCTGCCTGCTTTTCGCCCTCCCAGACTTCATCTTCCTGTCGGCCCATCACGACGAGCGCCTCGACACCACCCTCTGCCAGTACAACTTTCCACAGGTGGGCCGCACGGCTCTGCGGGTGCTGCAGCTGGTGGCTGGCTTTCTGCTGCCCCTGCTGGTCATGGCCTACTGCTATGCCCACATCCTAGCTGTGCTGCTGGTCTCCAGGGGCCAGCGGCGCCTGCGGGCCATGCGGCTGGTGGTGGTGGTCGTGGTGGCCTTTGCCCTCTGCTGGACCCCCTATCACCTGGTGGTGCTGGTGGACATCCTCATGGACCTGGGCGCTTTGGCCCGCAACTGTGGCCGAGAAAGCAGGGTAGACGTGGCCAAGTCGGTCACCTCAGGCCTGGGCTACATGCACTGCTGCCTCAACCCACTGCTCTATGCCTTTGTAGGGGTCAAGTTCCGGGAGCGGATGTGGATGCTGCTCTTGCGCCTGGGCTGCCCCAACCAGAGAGGGCTCCAGAGGCAGCCATCGTCTTCCCGCCGGGATTCATCATGGTCTGAGACCTCAGAGGCCTCCTACTCGGGCTTGTGA
- the CXCR3 gene encoding C-X-C chemokine receptor type 3 isoform X2 encodes MPGLAHSPGSPQGWVSDHQVLNDAEVAALLENFSSSYDYGENESDLCCTSPPCPQDFSLNFDRAFLPALYSLLFLLGLLGNGTVAAVLLSRRAALSSTDTFLLHLAVADTLLVLTLPLWAVDAAVQWVFGSGLCKVAGALFNINFYAGALLLACISFDRYLNIVHATQLYRRGPPARVTLTCLAVWGLCLLFALPDFIFLSAHHDERLDTTLCQYNFPQVGRTALRVLQLVAGFLLPLLVMAYCYAHILAVLLVSRGQRRLRAMRLVVVVVVAFALCWTPYHLVVLVDILMDLGALARNCGRESRVDVAKSVTSGLGYMHCCLNPLLYAFVGVKFRERMWMLLLRLGCPNQRGLQRQPSSSRRDSSWSETSEASYSGL; translated from the exons ATGCCAGGGCTGGCCCACAGCCCAGGGTCACCACAGGGTTGG GTGAGTGACCACCAAGTGCTAAATGACGCCGAGGTTGCCGCCCTCCTGGAGAACTTCAGCTCTTCCTATGACTACGGAGAAAACGAGAGTGACTTGTGCTGTACCTCCCCGCCCTGCCCACAGGACTTCAGCCTGAACTTCGACCGGGCCTTCCTGCCGGCCCTCTACAGCCTCCTCTTTCTGCTGGGGCTGCTGGGCAACGGCACGGTGGCAGCCGTGCTGCTGAGCCGGCGGGCAGCCCTGAGCAGCACCGACACCTTCCTGCTCCACCTAGCTGTGGCAGACACGCTGCTGGTGCTGACACTCCCGCTCTGGGCAGTGGACGCTGCCGTCCAGTGGGTCTTTGGCTCTGGCCTCTGCAAAGTGGCAGGTGCCCTCTTCAACATCAACTTCTACGCAGGGGCCCTCCTACTGGCCTGCATCAGCTTTGACCGCTACCTGAACATAGTGCACGCCACCCAGCTCTACCGCCGGGGGCCCCCGGCCCGCGTGACCCTCACCTGCCTGGCTGTCTGGGGGCTCTGCCTGCTTTTCGCCCTCCCAGACTTCATCTTCCTGTCGGCCCATCACGACGAGCGCCTCGACACCACCCTCTGCCAGTACAACTTTCCACAGGTGGGCCGCACGGCTCTGCGGGTGCTGCAGCTGGTGGCTGGCTTTCTGCTGCCCCTGCTGGTCATGGCCTACTGCTATGCCCACATCCTAGCTGTGCTGCTGGTCTCCAGGGGCCAGCGGCGCCTGCGGGCCATGCGGCTGGTGGTGGTGGTCGTGGTGGCCTTTGCCCTCTGCTGGACCCCCTATCACCTGGTGGTGCTGGTGGACATCCTCATGGACCTGGGCGCTTTGGCCCGCAACTGTGGCCGAGAAAGCAGGGTAGACGTGGCCAAGTCGGTCACCTCAGGCCTGGGCTACATGCACTGCTGCCTCAACCCACTGCTCTATGCCTTTGTAGGGGTCAAGTTCCGGGAGCGGATGTGGATGCTGCTCTTGCGCCTGGGCTGCCCCAACCAGAGAGGGCTCCAGAGGCAGCCATCGTCTTCCCGCCGGGATTCATCATGGTCTGAGACCTCAGAGGCCTCCTACTCGGGCTTGTGA